From the Cucurbita pepo subsp. pepo cultivar mu-cu-16 chromosome LG05, ASM280686v2, whole genome shotgun sequence genome, one window contains:
- the LOC111796078 gene encoding IRK-interacting protein-like, translating into MAASSPTSFISFSSSATPTPHRHSRSHFTPILECEEEELEEDFDAENRVAASDRGTRLKHHPTTPLNRADDRSNNGKSQTIRKRSESESDSVSSSDVVSCSRCRPHAREKFSVVPLDNNNRVNKQTYFSIPSPNGIFKSLISSLTRKSPKSINESSALTAREEQWRAALTELSQKLVQTTRKRDEAITEASRLKYAMAELERKLDKLESYCHNLKSGLQECSACSAGNSPWQIGKYHKIQSFHQTNQKHVIEHFLVSVSESRSSIRFLSRSLTPQLRHVGAKVYERISVLLEPYDVKISFSKNPRILLFYLEALLNRAFFEDFESIGFQKNASTPVLNPIERCEANFGCFNILHELTWEEVLNKGTKHFSEDFSRFCDRKMSEIVDMLGWNRVWSEPLLQAFFSASKSVWLLHLLANSVNPNLPMFRVEKEAVFDSVYMEDVSGDKARKLIPSVVRIMVAPGFYVYGSVIKCKVLCRYNAATTAADL; encoded by the exons ATGGCTGCTTCTTCTCCCACCTccttcatttccttttcttcctctgctACTCCGACCCCCCACCGCCACTCACGATCCCATTTCACGCCG ATTCTAGAATGCGAGGAGGAAGAGCTGGAGGAGGATTTTGATGCTGAGAATCGGGTGGCAGCGTCGGACCGGGGAACTAGATTGAAGCACCACCCGACGACGCCGCTGAATCGGGCGGATGATCGGAGCAATAATGGGAAATCGCAGACGATTAGGAAACGGTCCGAGTCGGAGTCGGATTCCGTGTCGAGTTCAGATGTAGTGTCGTGCAGCCGGTGCCGTCCTCACGCGAGGGAGAAGTTCTCCGTCGTTCCTCTAGATAACAACAATCGCGTTAATAAACAAACGTATTTCTCCATCCCGAGTCCTAATGGCATTTTCAAATCCCTAATTTCGTCGTTGACGCGGAAGAGTCCGAAATCGATTAACGAGTCGTCGGCCTTAACGGCTCGAGAAGAGCAATGGAGGGCCGCTTTGACGGAGCTCTCGCAGAAGCTGGTTCAGACGACGAGGAAGAGAGACGAGGCTATTACAGAAGCTTCTAGATTAAAATACGCCATGGCCGAATTGGAGAGGAAACTGGACAAACTCGAATCGTATTGCCACAATTTGAAATCCGGACTCCAAGAGTGCAGCGCGTGCAGCGCCGGCAATTCGCCTTGGCAAATTGGGAAGTATCATAAAATCCAGAGTTTTCACCAGACGAATCAGAAGCATGTAATCGAACATTTCTTAGTTTCGGTATCGGAATCTCGATCGTCGATCCGGTTTCTCAGCCGGTCACTCACTCCGCAACTCCGACACGTCGGAGCCAAAGTATACGAAAGAATTTCCGTTCTTCTTGAACCTTACGATGTCAAAATATCGTTCTCGAAGAACCCTAGAATCTTGCTTTTCTACCTCGAAGCTCTGCTAAACCGAGCTTTCTTCGAGGACTTCGAATCGATAGGATTTCAGAAGAACGCCTCGACTCCGGTTCTTAATCCGATTGAAAGATGCGAAGCAAATTTCGGATGTTTCAATATCCTCCATGAATTAACGTGGGAGGAGGTTCTAAACaaaggaacgaaacatttcagCGAGGATTTCAGCCGATTTTGCGACCGGAAAATGAGCGAAATCGTGGATATGCTGGGATGGAACAGAGTTTGGTCGGAGCCGCTGCTGCAAGCGTTCTTCAGCGCGTCGAAGAGCGTGTGGCTTCTGCACCTTCTAGCCAACTCCGTTAATCCAAATCTTCCGATGTTCAGAGTTGAGAAAGAAGCCGTTTTCGATTCCGTTTACATGGAGGACGTGAGCGGCGACAAGGCCAGAAAGCTAATTCCGTCGGTAGTCAGAATAATGGTCGCCCCTGGTTTCTACGTATACGGCAGCGTAATTAAATGCAAGGTGTTGTGCAGGTATAACGCCGCCACAACCGCCGCCGACTTGTGA
- the LOC111795581 gene encoding uncharacterized protein LOC111795581 isoform X1: MKLVWSPEMASKAYIDTVQSCDLHTESGVAELISAMAAGRNAQFIVETWSSGGAIATSIGLAVARRHTGGRHVCVVPDERSRGEYWRAMERAGLAPEVIVREPEEVMGGLVGIDFLVVNSERRNFSRVLKMANLSSRGAVLICKNANSRSDSSFRWSNVTNNGTRRLIRSAFLPVGQGLDIAYVAAEGRNSGSGEGKGKWIKQVDRRSGEEFVIRK; this comes from the exons ATGAAGCTTGTTTGGTCCCCTGAGATGGCTTCCAAAGCCTACATCGACACCGTCCAATCT TGCGATCTCCATACAGAATCCGGCGTTGCGGAATTGATTTCGGCGATGGCGGCCGGACGGAACGCCCAATTCATCGTCGAGACGTGGTCGAGCGGCGGAGCGATTGCAACGAGTATAGGACTGGCGGTTGCTCGCCGGCACACCGGAGGGAGACACGTGTGTGTGGTGCCGGACGAGAGATCTAGAGGAGAATATTGGAGAGCGATGGAGAGAGCGGGATTGGCGCCGGAAGTGATCGTGAGAGAGCCGGAGGAGGTGATGGGAGGACTGGTAGGGATAGATTTTCTGGTGGTGAATAGTGAGAGGAGGAATTTCAGTCGAGTTCTGAAAATGGCGAATCTGAGTTCCAGAGGAGCGGTTTTGATCTGCAAGAACGCGAACTCGAGAAGCGATTCGAGTTTCAGATGGAGTAATGTTACCAATAACGGAACGCGGCGGCTGATTCGATCAGCGTTTTTGCCGGTGGGGCAGGGATTGGATATTGCATACGTGGCGGCGGAAGGAAGGAATTCAGGTTCCGGCGAGGGAAAGGGGAAATGGATCAAGCAGGTTGATCGACGATCAGGGGAGGAGTTTGTGATTCGGAAGTGA
- the LOC111795581 gene encoding uncharacterized protein LOC111795581 isoform X2 — protein sequence MAAGRNAQFIVETWSSGGAIATSIGLAVARRHTGGRHVCVVPDERSRGEYWRAMERAGLAPEVIVREPEEVMGGLVGIDFLVVNSERRNFSRVLKMANLSSRGAVLICKNANSRSDSSFRWSNVTNNGTRRLIRSAFLPVGQGLDIAYVAAEGRNSGSGEGKGKWIKQVDRRSGEEFVIRK from the coding sequence ATGGCGGCCGGACGGAACGCCCAATTCATCGTCGAGACGTGGTCGAGCGGCGGAGCGATTGCAACGAGTATAGGACTGGCGGTTGCTCGCCGGCACACCGGAGGGAGACACGTGTGTGTGGTGCCGGACGAGAGATCTAGAGGAGAATATTGGAGAGCGATGGAGAGAGCGGGATTGGCGCCGGAAGTGATCGTGAGAGAGCCGGAGGAGGTGATGGGAGGACTGGTAGGGATAGATTTTCTGGTGGTGAATAGTGAGAGGAGGAATTTCAGTCGAGTTCTGAAAATGGCGAATCTGAGTTCCAGAGGAGCGGTTTTGATCTGCAAGAACGCGAACTCGAGAAGCGATTCGAGTTTCAGATGGAGTAATGTTACCAATAACGGAACGCGGCGGCTGATTCGATCAGCGTTTTTGCCGGTGGGGCAGGGATTGGATATTGCATACGTGGCGGCGGAAGGAAGGAATTCAGGTTCCGGCGAGGGAAAGGGGAAATGGATCAAGCAGGTTGATCGACGATCAGGGGAGGAGTTTGTGATTCGGAAGTGA